Proteins encoded within one genomic window of Desulforegulaceae bacterium:
- a CDS encoding NAD(P)H-dependent oxidoreductase has product MKNYKIAVIVGSLRKESFNLKTAKALIANAPETLSLEILNIADLPMFNEDLEATPPKEWVKFREQIIAADGLLFLTPEYNRSVPGVLKNAIDVGSRPYGKNCWDGKPGAIISVSIGNISGFGANHHLRQSLVFVNVLTMAQPEAYIGGAAALFDDKGKLTNDSTKTFLDSFMAAFEKWVATNVQQ; this is encoded by the coding sequence ATGAAAAATTACAAAATTGCAGTTATCGTAGGAAGCCTTCGTAAAGAATCCTTTAACCTGAAAACAGCCAAAGCATTGATAGCGAATGCACCAGAAACATTATCTCTTGAAATATTAAACATAGCTGACCTTCCGATGTTTAATGAAGACCTGGAAGCTACTCCACCAAAGGAATGGGTAAAATTCCGGGAGCAAATCATCGCTGCTGATGGTCTTCTCTTTTTGACACCTGAATATAACCGCTCGGTACCCGGTGTTTTAAAAAATGCCATTGATGTAGGCTCCCGTCCTTATGGTAAAAATTGCTGGGACGGTAAACCTGGAGCTATTATCAGTGTTTCTATTGGAAACATTAGTGGCTTTGGTGCCAATCATCATTTACGTCAATCGCTGGTTTTTGTTAATGTGCTCACCATGGCACAGCCTGAAGCTTACATTGGAGGAGCTGCAGCACTTTTTGACGATAAGGGAAAGCTTACAAACGACTCTACCAAAACCTTCCTGGATAGCTTTATGGCAGCCTTTGAAAAATGGGTTGCTACAAATGTGCAACAATAG